Proteins encoded in a region of the Campylobacter geochelonis genome:
- a CDS encoding calcium-binding protein, translating into MQNLHTAMSKNDKLTTMVNLYLMMDSKTRKSHIDEIIYKWAKVSNIDKNSRGNNIDARVMGVYEKITGKPFTWFGRINDNNPNGYVAPLIINSYNEFKSYVYTNLELQTTYKKLSLDLKYQHFNAQTNRYEYKFNSLNQELTKLYEAKKYDDIITLTDTIRKATIYKANYQNSLKTNLITLAKDDGKFLSIILGSVINGTSNSDNLYGTNENEFLIGDKGNDTLNGGNGNDIYSFSKGDDNDTIYDSAGANDTIIFNDIKSSQVKLTRDLADLVITTIDDKGVKTEDSITIQNYFNIVEELGNGVVENIKFSDGVIWDLNEILKNAPIIATDGDDRLTLTNKNDTFDSLGGDDTINGGNGNDTINGNDGDDILHGDNGNDILDGGSGDDTLEGGFGDDVLIGGRGNDILKGGVGNDIYVFDEMFGNDTIINSNHSANLTDVDCIKFNNLSSKDIKLIRDDKDLLLIKINHISIFKSILDRTNSIRVEDFFINDKENSTSLNSLSSIDKIIFSDKILNLQDIKNTVITPTNQDDIIYAYAIGSTISSLDGNDKLYRECR; encoded by the coding sequence ATGCAAAATTTACATACTGCTATGAGTAAGAATGATAAATTAACTACTATGGTAAATCTATATCTTATGATGGATAGTAAAACAAGAAAGAGTCATATAGATGAGATTATTTATAAATGGGCTAAGGTAAGCAATATAGATAAAAATAGCCGTGGAAATAACATAGATGCTAGAGTTATGGGAGTATATGAGAAGATAACAGGTAAACCATTTACTTGGTTTGGAAGGATAAATGATAACAACCCAAACGGATATGTAGCTCCACTTATTATAAATTCCTACAATGAGTTTAAAAGTTATGTCTATACTAACTTAGAGCTTCAAACCACATATAAGAAGTTGAGCTTAGATTTGAAATATCAGCACTTTAACGCTCAAACCAATAGATATGAGTATAAATTTAACTCTTTAAACCAAGAGCTAACTAAACTATATGAAGCTAAAAAATATGATGATATCATAACCTTAACAGACACTATAAGAAAAGCAACTATCTATAAAGCAAACTACCAGAACTCACTTAAAACAAATTTAATAACTTTAGCTAAAGATGATGGCAAATTTTTATCTATAATACTTGGAAGTGTAATAAATGGCACGAGTAATAGCGATAATTTATATGGAACAAACGAAAACGAATTTTTAATAGGTGATAAAGGCAACGATACTTTAAATGGTGGAAATGGTAATGATATATATAGTTTTTCTAAAGGAGATGATAATGATACCATCTATGATAGTGCAGGGGCAAATGATACAATCATATTTAATGATATAAAATCATCACAAGTAAAGCTAACAAGAGATTTAGCTGACTTAGTTATAACCACCATAGATGATAAAGGAGTTAAAACAGAAGATAGCATAACTATCCAAAACTACTTTAACATAGTAGAAGAGCTAGGAAATGGTGTTGTTGAAAATATTAAATTTAGCGATGGAGTTATTTGGGATTTAAACGAAATACTTAAAAATGCTCCTATTATAGCTACAGATGGTGATGATAGGCTAACATTAACAAACAAAAATGATACATTTGACTCATTGGGTGGAGATGATACTATAAATGGAGGTAATGGAAATGACACTATAAATGGAAATGATGGAGATGATATACTTCATGGAGATAATGGTAATGATATACTAGATGGTGGAAGTGGAGATGATACTTTAGAAGGTGGATTTGGAGATGATGTTTTAATAGGTGGACGTGGTAATGATATACTAAAAGGTGGAGTTGGAAATGATATATATGTATTTGACGAGATGTTTGGAAATGATACTATAATTAACTCGAACCACAGTGCTAATCTAACTGATGTGGATTGTATCAAATTTAACAATCTCTCTTCAAAAGATATCAAACTCATTAGAGATGATAAAGATTTACTTCTTATTAAAATAAACCATATATCTATATTTAAAAGCATATTAGATAGAACAAACTCTATAAGGGTGGAAGATTTCTTTATAAATGATAAAGAAAACTCTACATCGCTAAACAGTCTATCCAGCATAGATAAAATCATATTTAGTGATAAAATACTAAATTTACAAGATATAAAAAATACCGTAATAACCCCAACCAATCAAGATGATATTATATACGCATATGCCATTGGTAGTACTATATCATCATTAGATGGAAACGATAAACTTTATAGGGAATGTAGGTAA